The following are from one region of the Acipenser ruthenus chromosome 19, fAciRut3.2 maternal haplotype, whole genome shotgun sequence genome:
- the LOC117424049 gene encoding neuropeptide B-like has translation MFAMERSVKFALVFIAISMLISCHPTDAWYKQATGPSYYSVGRASGLLSGIRRSPYVRRSESDSESGESTVNNLLSELGTQHRQTSILKNIAVCVKDIFPNLQSCELVQDGMNTFQCKADVYLSLDSQDCANA, from the exons ATGTTTGCCATGGAGAGATCAGTGAAATTTGCCTTGGTTTTCATAGCGATCTCCATGCTGATCTCCTGCCACCCCACAGATGCGTGGTACAAGCAGGCCACCGGCCCCAGCTACTATTCGGTCGGCAGAGCGTCCGGTTTGCTGTCTGGGATCCGGAGGTCTCCTTACGTACGGAGATCAGAATCCGACTCTGAGAGCGGGGAGAGCACCGTCAACAACCTTCTTTCTGAGCTAGGTACCCAGCACAGACAAACATCCATCCTCAAAAACATT GCTGTTTGTGTCAAAGACATCTTTCCTAACCTGCAGAGCTGCGAGCTGGTTCAGGACGGCATGAACACGTTTCAGTGCAAAGCAGACGTGTACCTCTCCCTGGACTCACAGGACTGCGCAAACGCCTAA
- the sgsh gene encoding N-sulphoglucosamine sulphohydrolase has translation MHILSCCCLYSVLLLLITAGIGGEANKRNVLLIIADDAGFESEVYNNTAIQTPHLNALAKRSLIFRNAFTSVSSCSPSRSTILSGLPQHQNGMYGLHQDVHHFNSFDGVRSLPFLLSQSDIRTGIIGKKHVGPETVYPFDFARTEENDSVLQVGRNITKIKLLVRQFLQAKDDRPFFLYVAFHDPHRCGHSQPQYGAFCEKFGNGESGMGLIPDWKPQHYTPEQVQVPYFIPDTPAARADLAAQYTTVSRLDQGIGLVLKELQDSGFGNDTLVIYSSDNGIPFPNGRTNLYWSGTAEPLLVSSPEHPQRWGQVSQSYVSLLDITPTILDWFSIPYPSYNILGKDKPVHLTGKTLLPALDREQPWSTVYGSQGHHEVTMYYPMRAMHEGSYRLVHNMNFKMPFPIDQDFYVSPTFQDLLNRTQSGRPTHWFKNLQQYYYRERWELYDVSADPSELRNLASDPAHRHTLEYMKTQLVKWQWETNDPWVCAPDGVLETKLSPQCRPLFNGLQ, from the exons ATGCACATTTTGAGCTGTTGCTGTTTGTATTCGGTTTTACTCCTGTTGATAACAGCTGGTATCGGCGGGGAAGCAAATAAACGCAATGTGCTTCTTATAATTG CCGACGATGCCGGGTTCGAGAGCGAGGTGTATAACAACACAGCGATCCAGACCCCTCACCTCAACGCTCTGGCCAAGCGCAGCCTGATCTTCAGGAACGCCTTCACCTCCGTCAGCAGCTGCTCCCCCAGCCGCTCCACCATCCTGTCCGGGCTGCCCCAG cATCAGAACGGCATGTACGGCCTGCATCAGGATGTTCACCATTTCAACTCGTTTGATGGTGTGAGGAGTTTACCTTTCCTGCTCAGCCAATCTGATATCCGGACAG GTATTATAGGGAAGAAACATGTTGGTCCAGAAACGGTTTACCCTTTCGACTTTGCGCGCACGGAGGAGAACGACTCTGTCCTGCAGGTGGGGAGGAACATCACCAAAATCAAGCTCCTGGTCAGGCAGTTTCTGCAGGCCAAGGATGACAG GCCCTTCTTCCTGTACGTGGCCTTCCACGACCCTCACCGCTGCGGTCACTCCCAGCCCCAGTACGGAGCATTCTGTGAGAAGTTTGGGAATGGGGAGAGTGGCATGGGCTTGATCCCAGACTGGAaaccccagcactacaccccagAGCAGGTCCAG GTCCCCTATTTCATTCCTGACACCCCTGCTGCTCGAGCAGACCTTGCTGCTCAGTACACCACTGTCAGCAGACTGGATCAAG GAATCGGTCTGGTTCTGAAGGAGCTCCAGGACTCTGGCTTCGGAAACGACACTCTGGTGATCTACAGCTCTGACAATGGGATTCCCTTCCCCAACGGCAGGACCAATCTCTACTGGTCTGGAACAGCTGAGCCCCTGCTGGTCTCCTCACCCGAGCACCCCCAGCGCTGGGGGCAGGTCAGCCAGTCCTACGTTAGCTTGTTAG ACATTACCCCCACGATTCTAGACTGGTTCTCCATCCCCTACCCCTCCTACAACATTCTGGGGAAAGATAAGCCGGTCCATCTGACTGGGAAGACCCTCCTGCCTGCGCTGGACCGCGAGCAGCCCTGGTCCACCGTCTATGGCAGCCAGGGTCACCACGAGGTCACCATGTACTACCCCATGAGGGCCATGCACGAGGGCAGCTACCGCCTGGTGCACAACATGAACTTCAAAATGCCCTTCCCCATCGACCAGGACTTCTACGTGTCTCCAACCTTCCAGGACCTCCTGAACAGGACCCAGAGCGGGCGGCCCACACACTGGTTCAAGAACCTGCAGCAGTACTACTACCGGGAGAGGTGGGAGCTGTACGATGTGTCTGCAGACCCCTCGGAGCTCAGGAACCTGGCCTCCGACCCGGCCCACAGGCACACGCTTGAGTACATGAAGACCCAGCTGGTGAAGTGGCAGTGGGAGACCAACGACCCCTGGGTGTGTGCCCCTGATGGGGTGCTGGAGACCAAGCTGAGCCCTCAGTGCAGGCCGCTGTTCAACGGGCTCCAGTGA